One Lutzomyia longipalpis isolate SR_M1_2022 chromosome 4, ASM2433408v1 DNA segment encodes these proteins:
- the LOC129796344 gene encoding protein jim lovell has translation MNSEELYSLRWNNHHNHMVHAFNALLQTKTLVDVTLVCAETSIRAHKAVLSACSPFFQRVFADTPCKHPVIVLKDFNGWIVQAIIDFMYRGEIRVSKTHVQTLIQAGESLQIRGLADFGVSESFPILFASTPEDIDMGTDTSAILSPASPESGSSRNTAQLHKLLVSPDSFLDTVDNLQNSDAYATNLPRRKQARPRRRSGEECTPQDLSQKMQDIDPLQSRLSGEKNDSGMHIDNHQGPSSAPQTPPQGAMNSQIHSPERTDAPENLCTRSTTPRSSEERSGEEEQKRDVPGNLNNNGILFSLKDLNSWSQSPFAKCCQMLPNHLPPHGLMIQTADSPPGQHEPSESDEGAPEKMDESPTDDNTAEGRTPTGGTPSAVKYEEQNGTNLLPAAGLPFPRLSSVSSLSFSPPHIFGMEAPPLGLFQHAAESSRLYGSSLPVDQRNLHSNPPKFLKKKLTRPKGQHSAPRGGPPRSWTNAELTEALQHVWNKKMTTSQASRIFGIPYNSLLMYVRGKYGKSLKLEKLRKDCISGPPIELLTMGICGNNNNTSKKANQNASNHSEREPNGGGAKDTGGGSSNSTTGGALLKIPPPPGSSSPLPPDAELAAAAAAAAAASHPNLMFGSFSPAFYPDFSSAFPGLPLTMLNLLPPPPPPPPPTDDPAKSPPPTSQSFNHQHEPKDLLERH, from the exons ATGAATTCGGAAGAGCTTTACAGCCTCCGGTGGAATAACCACCACAATCACATGGTCCACGCATTCAATGCCCTCCTGCAGACCAAGACTCTTGTAGATGTAACTCTTGTTTGTGCAGAGACAAGTATAAGGGCTCACAAGGCCGTCCTATCGGCATGCTCGCCTTTCTTCCAGCGCGTCTTTGCAGACACTCCGTGCAAGCATCCCGTCATTGTACTGAAAGACTTCAATGGATGGATTGTTCAGGCCATCATTGACTTCATGTACCGCGGTGAGATTCGCGTGTCGAAGACGCACGTGCAGACACTTATACAGGCCGGGGAGTCACTGCAAATTCGTGGCTTGGCTGACTTTGGGGTATCAGAGAGTTTTCCCATACTCTTCGCCTCAACTCCGGAGGATATTGACATGGGTACAGATACATCAGCAATTCTCTCACCTGCTAGCCCGGAATCCGGATCAAGTCGCAATACGGCTCAACTGCACAAGCTTCTCGTTTCACCGGATAGCTTCCTAGATACGGTGGATAATCTACAGAATTCTGATGCGTACGCAACGAATTTGCCAAGGAGAAAGCAAGCACGGCCAAGAAGACGATCAGGCGAGGAATGTACCCCGCAGGATTTGAGTCAGAAAATGCAAGATATTGATCCACTGCAAAGTAGATTGAGTGGTGAGAAGAATGACTCAGGGATGCATATTGATAATCATCAGGGGCCCTCAAGTGCCCCACAGACCCCACCACAGGGTGCTATGAATTCCCAAATTCACTCCCCAGAACGCACAGATGCCCCCGAAAATCTGTGCACGAGATCAACAACACCACGTTCCAGCGAGGAGCGTAGTGGTGAGGAGGAACAGAAGCGGGATGTACCGGGGAATCTCAACAACAACGGCATCCTCTTCAGTCTCAAGGATCTCAATTCATGGAGCCAATCCCCATTTGCCAAATGCTGCCAGATGCTTCCAAATCACCTCCCACCGCATGGACTGATGATTCAAACTGCAGACTCACCACCTGGACAGCATGAACCATCTGAGTCGGATGAGGGGGCTCCCGAGAAGATGGACGAGAGCCCGACGGATGACAATACGGCGGAGGGTAGAACACCGACGGGAGGTACGCCATCGGCTGTGAAATACGAAGAACAAAATGGCACAAATCTCCTTCCGGCAGCGGGGCTACCTTTTCCACGGCTCTCGTCCGTGTCATCGCTCTCCTTCAGCCCACCCCACA tttttggcatggaAGCTCCACCATTGGGACTCTTTCAGCACGCCGCGGAATCATCGAGACTCTACGGATCATCACTGCCGGTTGATCAGCGCAATCTCCACAGCAATCCACcgaaatttctcaagaaaaaat TGACCCGACCAAAAGGTCAACACTCAGCCCCTCGTGGTGGTCCACCGAGATCATGGACAAATGCCGAACTAACTGAAGCCCTTCAGCATGTGTGGAACAAGAAGATGACCACAAGTCAGGCATCCCGAATCTTTGGTATCCCCTACAATTCGCTCCTTATGTATGTTCGCGGTAAGTATGGGAAGAGTTTGAAGTTGGAAAAATTGCGGAAGGATTGCATAAGTGGGCCACCCATTGAGCTGCTCACAATGGGTATTTGTGGCAATAACAACAACACCTCCAAGAAGGCCAATCAGAATGCCAGCAACCATTCAGAACGAGAGCCAAATGGTGGTGGTGCAAAGGATACCGGCGGAGGTTCATCGAATAGCACAACTGGGGGGGCACTACTGAAAATCCCACCACCACCGGGTAGTAGTTCACCCCTGCCGCCGGATGCTGAACTCGCGGCggcagctgctgctgctgcggcTGCTTCACATCCCAATCTCATGTTTGGCTCCTTCTCTCCCGCCTTCTACCCTGACTTCTCATCAGCCTTCCCCGGGCTACCGCTTACAATGCTAAATCTCCTGCCACCACCTCCACCGCCGCCACCACCAACAGATGATCCCGCCAAATCACCACCGCCCACGTCGCAGTCCTTTAATCACCAGCACGAACCCAAGGATCTGCTGGAGCGACATTGA
- the LOC129796348 gene encoding aminoacylase-1-like isoform X1 has protein sequence MEHHQLKFHHFWWLIVLVCHCEVTFGATRAPSWFYHRFYQHYQRHISDWWETNKEIQILQEYLRIPSVHPDPDYGPCVEFLQRQADSLNLPSTVHHPSLPEKPIVVITWQGSEPELPTILLNSHMDVVPVYAESWSHPPFGAEIDSQGRIYARGTQDTKGQGMAYLGAIRQLQSQGFQPKRTLHITYVPDEEIGGKHGMKAFVETQEFRDLNVGFALDESSPFDVENYFLFYAEKTMWRTILTATGQPGHAAILSENTAGEKFAAIIAKLMDRRQIEMEKVQEGIPLGNVTSINLTKVSGGVQTNVIPEKLTATFDIRLPPQEDLDEFEGQLRQWIEESGGGIELSFEEKDIKSPYVPIDNTNPQYAALQDLFTELNFDVRNEVLPMVSDSRYIRGKNIPAIGFIPMNKTPLLAHDHNEFIYASKYIEMIENFAKIIPKLTNES, from the exons ATGGAGCATCATCAGTTAAAGTTTCATCATTTTTGGTGGCTCATTGTTCTTGTGTGCCACTGTGAAGTCACATTTGGCGCAACAAGAGCCCCAAGTTGGTTCTACCATCGTTTCTATCAACACTACCAGCGACACATTAGCGATTGGTGGGAGACCAACAAAGAGATTCAGATTCTTCAGGAATACTTGAGGATTCCCAGTGTGCATCCTGACCCAGATTATG GACCTTGTGTGGAGTTTTTGCAACGTCAGGCGGACTCTCTGAACCTCCCATCAACTGTACATCATCCCAGCTTACCGGAAAAGCCCATTGTGGTCATAACGTGGCAAGGAAGTGAACCCGAATTGCCAACAATCCTCCTTAACTCCCACATGGATGTCGTTCCGGTTTATGCAGAAAGTTGGTCACATCCACCATTTGGTGCCGAAATTGACTCCCAAGGTAGGATCTATGCACGTGGAACGCAAGATACAAAGGGTCAAGGAATGGCCTATTTGGGTGCAATTAGACAACTTCAGAGCCAAGGGTTCCAACCCAAACGAACGCTTCACATTACCTATGTACCAGATGAGGAAATCGGTGGCAAGCATGGGATGAAAGCTTTCGTTGAGACCCAAGAATTTCGGGATCTCAATGTGGGTTTTGCTCTCGATGAGAGTTCCCCATTTGacgtagaaaattattttctcttttatgcGGAAAAAACCATGTGGCGTACAATTTTAACAGCTACTGGTCAACCTGGCCATGCAGCTATACTGTCTGAAAATACAGCTGGGGAGAAATTTGCTGCaatcattgcaaaattaatggaTCGTCGACAAATTGAAATGGAGAAGGTGCAAGAAGGGATTCCATTGGGTAATGTGACTTCTATAAATTTGACCAAAGTTTCCGGAGGGGTTCAAACGAACGTTATCCCCGAGAAGCTCACGGCCACATTTGATATTCGTCTCCCACCTCAGGAAGATCTTGACGAATTTGAGGGACAACTTAGGCAGTGGATAGAAGAATCTGGGGGTGGTATTGAATTGTCCTTTGAGGAGAAGGACATTAAATCCCCCTATGTACCAATTGATAATACTAATCCACAATATGCTGCCCTTCAGGATCTTTTTAccgaattgaattttgatgtACGCAATGAGGTTCTCCCAATGGTGTCAGATTCTAGATACATACGTGGTAAGAATATTCCCGCCATTGGATTTATACCAATGAACAAGACTCCATTGCTTGCCCATGATCACAATGAATTTATCTACGCAAGCAAATACATCGAGATGAtagagaattttgcaaaaataatccCAAAACTCACGAATGAgtcttaa
- the LOC129796348 gene encoding aminoacylase-1-like isoform X2 — protein MEHHQLKFHHFWWLIVLVCHCEVTFGATRAPSWFYHRFYQHYQRHISDWWETNKEIQILQEYLRIPSVHPDPDYGPCVEFLQRQADSLNLPLIVHHPSLPNKPIVIITWQGTNPELPTILLNSHMDVVPVYPESWSHPPFGAEIDAQGRIFARGSQDTKGQGTAYLGAVRQLQDEGFQPKRTLHIMYVPDEEIGADHGMKAFVETQEFRDLNIGFAIDEGATAPFESLFVFNAEKTRWAPIFKAKGNPGHGAILAEKTSGEGFSRLIAKIMNYRQMQMAKLQNGVPWGNVTSINLTKVQGGIQTNVIPEELSAFFDIRLALDEDQDAYLEMLKGFIEEAGGNIELTFEVKDNPSPPTILDDSDPFWVTFKDTMTELASSLDLQIMPGVTDMRFVRPKGVRAIGFNPMNHTPIRFHAHNEFIYANQYMQAIKNFARIIEKLTGV, from the exons ATGGAGCATCATCAGTTAAAGTTTCATCATTTTTGGTGGCTCATTGTTCTTGTGTGCCACTGTGAAGTCACATTTGGCGCAACAAGAGCCCCAAGTTGGTTCTACCATCGTTTCTATCAACACTACCAGCGACACATTAGCGATTGGTGGGAGACCAACAAAGAGATTCAGATTCTTCAGGAATACTTGAGGATTCCCAGTGTGCATCCTGACCCAGATTATG gacCTTGCGTTGAATTTCTACAACGTCAGGCGGATTCACTGAATCTTCCTCTTATTGTACATCATCCCAGCTTACCAAATAAACCCATTGTGATCATAACGTGGCAGGGAACGAATCCCGAATTACCAACAATTCTCCTCAACTCCCACATGGATGTTGTTCCGGTTTATCCTGAAAGTTGGTCTCATCCACCTTTTGGTGCTGAAATTGATGCACAAGGAAGGATTTTTGCTCGTGGTTCACAGGATACAAAGGGTCAAGGGACGGCCTATCTGGGTGCAGTTAGACAACTCCAGGATGAAGGTTTCCAACCCAAAAGAACACTGCACATCATGTATGTTCCCGATGAGGAGATCGGAGCTGATCATGGGATGAAGGCTTTTGTTGAGACTCAAGAATTTCGGGATCTCAACATTGGTTTTGCAATTGATGAAGGAGCCACGGCTCCctttgaaagtttatttgtatttaatgCCGAAAAAACAAGATGGGCCCCAATTTTTAAGGCAAAAGGTAATCCAGGACATGGAGCTATACTTGCGGAAAAAACATCTGGAGAGGGATTCAGTCGACTCATTGCAAAGATAATGAATTATCGCCAAATGCAAAtggcaaaattgcaaaatggtGTCCCGTGGGGCAATGTAACGTCGATAAATCTCACAAAGGTCCAAGGAGGAATTCAGACGAATGTTATCCCCGAGGAACTTTCGGCCTTCTTTGACATACGTCTAGCCCTTGATGAGGACCAAGATGCCTACCTTGAGATGCTAAAGGGTTTCATTGAGGAAGCTGGAGGAAATATTGAGCTAACATTTGAAGTAAAAGATAATCCGTCACCACCAACAATCCTCGATGATTCAGACCCATTCTGGGTTACCTTCAAGGATACAATGACTGAATTGGCATCCTCGTTGGACCTTCAAATAATGCCTGGAGTAACTGACATGAGATTCGTCCGTCCAAAGGGAGTTCGTGCAATTGGATTCAATCCCATGAATCATACCCCAATACGTTTTCATGCTCACaacgaatttatttatgcCAACCAATACATGCAGGCCATTAAGAATTTTGCTAGAATCATTGAGAAACTCACTGGAGTTTAg